One Persicobacter psychrovividus DNA window includes the following coding sequences:
- a CDS encoding penicillin-binding protein activator LpoB gives MKLTLRNFLFAAIVATLAWGCQPHTVTRVSPDQQIDLSGRWNDTDSRMVAQEMISDVMTRPWAEEHLKATGKKPVVIIGAVKNKTAEHIDPEVFIKDMEKEFINSGRVRVVQDASFREKLREERADQSDYASKETAKGWGKELGADYMMFGVMTAVTDQYGKKKLTNYKVNLELVNLETNEKVWLNDKEIKKYINN, from the coding sequence ATGAAATTAACCCTTCGTAATTTTCTGTTTGCTGCAATTGTAGCAACCCTGGCATGGGGATGCCAGCCACACACTGTTACGCGTGTTTCTCCTGATCAGCAAATTGATTTGAGTGGCCGCTGGAATGATACCGATTCACGCATGGTGGCTCAGGAAATGATTTCAGATGTTATGACTCGTCCATGGGCGGAAGAGCACCTGAAAGCAACCGGTAAAAAGCCTGTTGTGATTATCGGTGCTGTGAAAAATAAAACGGCAGAGCACATTGATCCTGAGGTATTTATTAAGGATATGGAAAAAGAGTTTATCAACTCCGGACGTGTTCGTGTAGTGCAAGATGCTTCTTTCCGTGAGAAATTACGTGAAGAACGTGCAGATCAGTCTGATTATGCATCCAAAGAGACCGCTAAAGGTTGGGGTAAAGAATTGGGTGCTGACTATATGATGTTCGGCGTAATGACTGCCGTAACGGATCAGTATGGAAAGAAAAAGTTGACCAACTACAAAGTGAATTTGGAATTGGTAAATCTTGAAACCAACGAAAAAGTTTGGTTGAACGATAAAGAGATTAAAAAGTATATCAATAACTAA
- a CDS encoding TonB-dependent receptor plug domain-containing protein — MSLPFFKRPNGLVFVLTFLLILSFPSLTFGQEMFKGKVMDQEGGALPWVQIKAMNFKGLAQTDSLGRFSIQVPDELSVIKLQFYYLNVKDATFSVARDDWSKNQSFTLQLETKQLEDVRIDAQKWEEVRQQAGAVTIDARQTVNMPSVGGEFNQVIALLPGVSSNSELSSSYSVRGGSFDENLVYVNNIPIYRPMLASQGQQEGLSFVNADMVGDLTFSAGGWQSRYGDKMASVLDISYRQPKRTGGSVELGLLGGNAFFEQKINDRGGWIVSARHKRTDYLLGGLDTQGEYRPRFTDVQAFGHYRLSGDAHATDRYTDLEVLMGYANNQYSVAPTTKRTSFGTLDQMFNFLVAFDGREQMTYSTFQTGLRLIRQWNSKWRSEFIASGFLTREREYVNLQSYYRLCDVAGDNSINGCATQVGAGSDFNYARNALAGEVANLQSHHAVELNDKNSLTFGMEWSGQAFDDRVDEYQITQQADSLAINDKIDEHHVIHKFTLSTYLQHRWTPTEGLVLTTGLRSIYVQQSGELLWNPRLQASYQLPAAPEWVLRFSTGKYDQPAFYREMRRLDGSLNRNLLSQKSWHTLAGFDHVFDMWDRPFKLVSEVWFKYMTDLVPYDIDNVRLRYWGENQSWGYAAGADVFLSGEFIPGTQSWVSLGVLQTEEKIPEIGWQARPTDQRFRFGMFFQDHLPNIPTARVFVRYFYGSGLPFSPPNNLENRNSLEGRPYNRVDLGFYKVFHLGSEKAAEKDDSNTIWLGLEVLNAFGIDNVISYNWVSTNDGTQFAVPNTLTTRFWNIKIKYNF; from the coding sequence ATGTCATTGCCATTTTTTAAACGCCCGAATGGGCTTGTTTTTGTACTTACCTTCTTATTGATTTTATCTTTTCCATCACTGACTTTCGGTCAGGAGATGTTCAAAGGGAAAGTGATGGATCAGGAGGGGGGAGCCCTTCCCTGGGTGCAGATTAAAGCGATGAACTTTAAAGGCCTTGCACAAACCGACTCCCTGGGCCGATTTTCAATTCAGGTGCCCGATGAATTGTCGGTGATTAAACTTCAGTTTTATTATTTGAATGTGAAAGATGCCACATTCTCCGTTGCGCGAGATGATTGGAGTAAAAACCAGAGTTTTACGCTTCAGCTTGAAACCAAGCAGTTGGAGGATGTCCGGATCGATGCCCAAAAATGGGAAGAGGTGCGGCAGCAGGCAGGAGCAGTAACCATAGATGCACGGCAAACCGTGAATATGCCTTCAGTCGGAGGGGAATTTAATCAGGTTATTGCGCTATTGCCAGGTGTGTCGAGTAATTCTGAACTTTCATCTTCTTATTCTGTACGTGGAGGGAGTTTTGACGAAAACCTGGTTTATGTCAATAATATACCGATTTACCGTCCGATGTTGGCAAGTCAGGGGCAACAAGAGGGGTTGAGTTTTGTGAATGCGGATATGGTTGGCGACCTGACCTTTTCCGCAGGGGGATGGCAATCGCGCTATGGAGACAAAATGGCCTCAGTTTTGGATATTTCCTACCGTCAGCCCAAAAGAACGGGAGGAAGTGTTGAGCTGGGCTTGTTGGGAGGCAACGCTTTCTTTGAGCAGAAGATCAATGACCGTGGAGGCTGGATTGTCAGTGCTCGACATAAAAGAACAGACTATTTGCTCGGTGGGCTCGATACCCAAGGAGAATACCGCCCGCGATTTACTGATGTGCAGGCTTTTGGGCATTATCGCCTTTCGGGGGATGCACATGCCACGGATCGATACACAGATTTAGAGGTGCTGATGGGCTATGCGAATAATCAGTACTCGGTAGCGCCCACCACAAAGCGGACTTCTTTCGGGACGCTGGACCAAATGTTTAACTTCCTGGTAGCATTTGATGGACGGGAGCAAATGACTTACAGTACTTTTCAGACGGGGCTTAGGTTAATCCGCCAATGGAACAGTAAATGGCGGTCAGAATTTATTGCCTCGGGCTTTTTGACCCGTGAACGGGAATATGTGAATTTGCAAAGTTATTACAGACTCTGTGATGTGGCTGGTGACAATAGCATTAACGGTTGTGCAACGCAGGTTGGGGCGGGCTCGGATTTCAATTATGCCCGAAATGCCCTGGCTGGTGAGGTCGCCAATTTGCAGAGTCATCACGCCGTGGAGCTGAACGATAAAAACAGTCTGACTTTCGGCATGGAATGGAGCGGGCAAGCTTTTGACGATCGGGTGGATGAATATCAGATTACCCAGCAGGCCGACAGCCTTGCGATTAACGATAAAATTGATGAGCATCATGTCATTCATAAATTTACCTTATCGACTTACCTCCAGCACCGCTGGACGCCGACAGAAGGCCTGGTACTGACCACTGGCCTGCGCTCGATTTATGTGCAACAAAGTGGTGAATTACTGTGGAACCCGAGATTGCAGGCCTCTTATCAGCTGCCTGCTGCCCCAGAATGGGTATTGCGGTTTTCGACGGGAAAATATGATCAACCAGCATTTTACCGGGAAATGCGAAGACTCGACGGAAGCCTCAATAGAAATTTATTATCACAAAAATCATGGCACACTTTAGCGGGCTTCGATCATGTTTTTGACATGTGGGATAGGCCTTTTAAATTGGTGTCTGAGGTGTGGTTTAAGTATATGACTGACCTGGTGCCTTATGATATCGATAATGTACGACTAAGATATTGGGGAGAGAACCAATCGTGGGGATATGCCGCTGGCGCTGATGTGTTTTTGAGTGGTGAATTTATTCCTGGAACACAATCTTGGGTGAGTTTGGGCGTTTTGCAGACAGAAGAGAAAATTCCCGAAATAGGGTGGCAGGCGCGTCCTACTGACCAAAGATTTCGATTTGGCATGTTTTTTCAGGATCATCTACCGAACATTCCTACTGCGCGGGTTTTTGTAAGGTACTTCTATGGCAGCGGCTTACCGTTCAGTCCGCCAAACAATTTAGAAAATCGTAACTCTTTAGAAGGTAGGCCGTATAACCGAGTGGATTTAGGCTTCTATAAAGTGTTTCATTTGGGCAGCGAAAAAGCCGCAGAAAAAGATGATTCGAACACGATTTGGTTAGGCTTGGAGGTGCTCAATGCTTTTGGTATTGATAATGTGATTTCTTATAATTGGGTATCAACCAATGATGGAACGCAATTTGCTGTGCCAAATACACTCACCACCAGATTCTGGAATATAAAGATTAAATATAATTTTTAA
- the rpe gene encoding ribulose-phosphate 3-epimerase encodes MSTIVSPSLLAADFANLQQDVELVNESAAEWVHIDIMDGVFVPNISFGIPVCHAINRHAKVIQDVHLMIENPGRYVEDFRKAGADYITVHYEACRHLHRDIQLIHSTGAKAGVALNPHTPVEVLTEVIADLDLVLLMSVNPGFGGQKLIPGIYDKVKRLKALIEKSGSKALIEVDGGVNAESAPKLVEAGVDALVAGSYVFGSDDPKETIASLSQL; translated from the coding sequence ATGAGTACAATCGTATCCCCTTCCTTATTGGCTGCTGATTTCGCAAATTTGCAGCAAGACGTAGAGTTAGTTAATGAAAGTGCAGCCGAGTGGGTGCATATTGATATTATGGACGGCGTGTTCGTTCCCAATATTTCGTTTGGTATTCCAGTGTGTCATGCTATTAACAGGCATGCCAAGGTAATACAGGATGTTCACTTGATGATCGAAAATCCTGGCCGCTATGTGGAGGATTTCCGCAAAGCAGGAGCAGATTATATCACTGTGCATTATGAGGCGTGTCGCCATTTGCATCGGGATATTCAGTTAATTCACAGTACTGGGGCGAAAGCGGGTGTGGCCTTGAATCCACATACGCCAGTAGAGGTGCTCACAGAGGTGATTGCTGATTTGGATCTTGTGTTACTGATGTCCGTAAACCCAGGTTTTGGTGGGCAGAAGTTGATTCCTGGAATTTATGATAAAGTGAAACGGTTGAAGGCTTTGATTGAAAAATCGGGCAGTAAAGCTTTGATCGAGGTTGATGGCGGCGTGAATGCGGAGTCCGCTCCCAAGCTCGTTGAAGCAGGAGTTGATGCTTTGGTAGCAGGTAGCTACGTTTTTGGTTCTGATGATCCTAAAGAGACAATAGCATCATTGAGTCAACTTTAG
- a CDS encoding acyl-CoA-binding protein, whose product MSQALKASFQDAISASQQLKERPSNQDLLQLYALYKQGTEGDNQQTPPSGFDFKAAAKHKAWQQLEGLAQEKAMEQYVALVEKLKG is encoded by the coding sequence ATGAGTCAAGCACTAAAAGCGTCTTTTCAGGACGCAATTTCCGCATCACAGCAACTTAAAGAGCGACCATCAAATCAAGATTTATTACAACTTTACGCCCTTTACAAACAGGGCACCGAAGGCGACAATCAGCAAACGCCACCAAGTGGTTTTGATTTTAAAGCAGCAGCCAAACATAAAGCCTGGCAACAACTTGAAGGATTGGCACAGGAAAAAGCCATGGAACAGTATGTTGCTTTGGTTGAAAAACTCAAAGGCTAA
- a CDS encoding 16S rRNA (uracil(1498)-N(3))-methyltransferase translates to MALFYQPEIRSGAHFLEIEESKHCIKVLRMKVGDTFHLTDGKGYMFKVEITDANHKKVAFKILDQKELTFLNDFHLEIIVAPTKNLDRLEWFVEKATEIGLHQLSFVICKHSERKILKTDRLIKKAVSAMKQSKKATLPYIKEAESFKKWMSDHTDEQAEKFIAYVDKGHESHLKNALTAGKKYQILIGPEGDFAPDEIELAFKHGFQPVSLGPSVLRTETAALMATTIANLINQ, encoded by the coding sequence GTGGCACTATTTTACCAGCCTGAAATTCGATCGGGCGCACATTTCCTGGAGATAGAAGAATCGAAGCACTGTATCAAAGTGTTAAGGATGAAAGTGGGCGACACTTTCCACCTGACCGACGGAAAGGGCTATATGTTCAAGGTGGAGATCACCGATGCGAACCACAAAAAAGTCGCTTTCAAAATTCTTGATCAAAAAGAGCTTACCTTCCTCAATGATTTCCATCTTGAAATTATCGTGGCGCCAACCAAAAACCTGGATCGCCTGGAATGGTTTGTTGAAAAGGCAACGGAAATTGGTTTACATCAGCTGAGTTTTGTGATCTGCAAGCATTCAGAACGAAAAATCCTGAAAACCGACCGACTGATCAAAAAGGCGGTTTCAGCGATGAAACAATCCAAAAAAGCCACTTTACCTTATATTAAGGAAGCGGAATCGTTCAAAAAATGGATGTCGGACCATACCGATGAGCAAGCGGAAAAATTTATTGCCTATGTTGACAAAGGACATGAGTCGCATTTAAAAAACGCCCTGACTGCTGGAAAAAAATACCAGATCCTGATTGGCCCTGAAGGGGATTTTGCACCAGATGAAATTGAATTAGCCTTTAAGCATGGCTTTCAGCCGGTCAGTCTTGGCCCGAGTGTATTGCGCACAGAAACCGCCGCACTGATGGCCACCACGATTGCCAATTTAATCAATCAATAA
- a CDS encoding histidine phosphatase family protein: MNSKRLYIIRHGQTDLNKQGIVQGSGVDSSLNDLGRKQADAFYQKYKNHPFDKVYTSALKRTKETVAQFTAAGFPTEAHAGLNEISWGVCEGKTPSDEQKAKYKNLLNAWASGDLTPYYEGGETLQEVADRQQEAMKKILSEADTKEVLIAMHGRAIRILLGWFVNDSLTNMDKFTHSNLTLYVVDWEEGSGAKIQVFDDRSHLEGL, encoded by the coding sequence ATGAACAGCAAAAGACTTTACATCATTCGTCATGGGCAAACCGACCTCAATAAGCAGGGAATTGTGCAGGGAAGCGGTGTGGATTCTTCCCTGAATGATTTGGGAAGGAAGCAAGCGGATGCATTTTATCAGAAGTATAAGAATCACCCTTTTGATAAGGTTTATACTTCTGCACTCAAGCGCACCAAAGAAACGGTCGCTCAGTTTACCGCTGCGGGTTTCCCGACGGAAGCGCATGCGGGGCTGAATGAAATTTCCTGGGGAGTGTGCGAAGGGAAAACACCTTCTGATGAACAAAAAGCCAAATATAAAAATTTGCTTAATGCTTGGGCTTCGGGCGATTTAACGCCTTATTATGAAGGTGGCGAGACTTTGCAGGAAGTGGCAGATCGGCAACAGGAGGCGATGAAAAAGATTCTTTCCGAAGCAGATACCAAAGAGGTGCTGATCGCCATGCATGGGCGGGCGATTCGGATTCTGCTGGGCTGGTTTGTAAATGACAGCCTGACGAATATGGACAAATTCACGCATTCCAACCTGACCCTTTATGTGGTTGACTGGGAAGAGGGGAGTGGTGCAAAAATTCAGGTTTTTGATGATCGGTCCCACCTGGAGGGGCTATAA
- a CDS encoding hotdog fold thioesterase yields the protein MNQGTLMETFGIQYTEIGEDFLRGSMPVGPKVLQPMGLLHGGAAVAFAESLGSMAAYLCVDFNKQHCVGLDINANHIRGVREGMVFGTAKAIHIGRTTQVWEIKITDEQERLVSIHRLTVAVIDRK from the coding sequence ATGAACCAAGGGACCCTCATGGAAACTTTTGGCATACAATATACTGAAATAGGAGAAGACTTCCTCAGGGGCAGCATGCCCGTAGGGCCAAAAGTGCTACAACCGATGGGTTTATTACATGGGGGTGCGGCGGTGGCTTTTGCAGAATCCCTGGGTTCAATGGCCGCTTATTTATGTGTGGACTTCAACAAGCAACACTGTGTTGGGCTTGACATTAATGCAAATCATATCCGTGGTGTTCGGGAAGGTATGGTTTTTGGGACAGCTAAGGCAATTCATATTGGACGTACCACCCAGGTGTGGGAAATAAAAATTACTGACGAGCAAGAGCGGCTTGTGAGTATCCATCGTCTGACGGTTGCGGTGATTGACAGAAAATAA
- a CDS encoding chorismate-binding protein: MNKNLCKSTTEVNINISTFENAIAWALNEGYGIACYRLPESACFQLMIDISGKPMRCQEEIEQLPTGFIFSPFDNQEPRDAFYLTAHLMLKSGENEASCNAEEYYPQRDALNQYLQNTAETPPFRYHQPTENSDPAITPRAEFIRLVNEGIEQIENGHFLKFVPSRTKAVSLAQFQLVENLKQMATEYPNAFVSFVSIPDVGSWIGATPEILMHMDQQSVFHTVALAGTQPFPEDGDLKNVAWRQKEIEEQALVSRYIINILKKLRIREFIEKGPKTVKAGNLIHLKTTFEIDTKTISFPDLGNVMLRLLHPTSAVCGMPLEASEQFLKAEEKYDRAFFAGYLGPINAEGESYAFVNLRCMQILGDHAILYAGAGVTADSSPEKEWTETELKCNTVGKIIQTPRESN, from the coding sequence ATGAATAAAAACCTTTGCAAATCCACAACGGAAGTCAATATTAATATCAGCACCTTCGAAAATGCCATAGCCTGGGCATTGAACGAGGGCTATGGCATTGCCTGTTACCGCCTGCCAGAATCTGCCTGTTTTCAGCTGATGATCGACATCAGTGGCAAGCCTATGCGTTGCCAGGAAGAAATTGAGCAGCTCCCCACGGGGTTTATCTTCAGCCCTTTTGATAATCAGGAGCCCAGAGATGCCTTTTACCTGACTGCCCACCTGATGCTGAAAAGCGGCGAAAACGAAGCTTCTTGTAATGCTGAGGAGTATTATCCGCAGCGTGATGCGCTGAATCAGTACTTACAAAACACCGCAGAAACACCTCCGTTTCGCTATCATCAGCCGACAGAAAACAGCGACCCGGCCATTACGCCGAGAGCGGAATTTATTCGCCTGGTTAATGAAGGCATTGAGCAAATAGAAAATGGGCACTTTTTGAAATTTGTACCCTCACGGACAAAAGCAGTTTCGCTGGCGCAATTTCAGCTGGTGGAAAACCTCAAGCAAATGGCTACCGAGTACCCCAATGCTTTTGTGTCCTTCGTTTCGATTCCTGACGTTGGCAGCTGGATTGGTGCTACGCCCGAAATCCTGATGCATATGGATCAGCAGTCGGTTTTTCATACCGTGGCATTGGCAGGTACACAGCCTTTCCCTGAAGATGGCGACCTGAAGAATGTTGCCTGGCGCCAAAAGGAAATCGAGGAACAGGCACTGGTGAGCAGGTATATTATTAATATCCTGAAAAAACTAAGAATTCGGGAGTTTATTGAAAAGGGACCAAAAACCGTGAAGGCAGGCAACCTTATTCATCTGAAAACCACTTTTGAGATCGACACCAAGACGATCAGCTTCCCCGATCTGGGCAATGTTATGCTGCGCCTCTTGCATCCCACCTCCGCCGTTTGCGGCATGCCTTTGGAGGCGAGTGAGCAATTCTTGAAAGCGGAAGAAAAATACGACCGCGCATTTTTCGCTGGTTACCTTGGGCCTATTAATGCCGAGGGAGAATCTTATGCTTTCGTAAATTTAAGATGTATGCAAATACTGGGTGACCACGCGATTCTATACGCCGGTGCAGGCGTTACGGCAGATTCTTCCCCAGAAAAAGAATGGACAGAAACAGAGCTGAAGTGTAATACGGTTGGCAAAATTATTCAAACACCACGTGAGTCAAACTAA
- a CDS encoding twitch domain-containing radical SAM protein has product MSQTNLRQQLCTAESTEEQSAVLKNTQAFCPMPWVHLHVYTDGKVTPCCSNFLHYGRVNEQSPTAIFNGRPIRAFRLRMLEDKKEKRCQSCYQIEAAGGKSIRQDTIERYAGQLPELLQNTDEKGTLKGGTPLFYDLRTSNQCNLRCRTCYHGNSSKWFKEAELLGRTAAPQAKISAFEKISCADYIAETLPGVEEFYFAGGEPLMMEEHWQILDQLIAMKKFNTLLRYNTNLSTLQYKGRNIIPLWQQFDHLALGISIDAFGAAGEYIRKDLRWSKFMENIQTIKTLLPNAVLRFEPTVSLLNIFRLTADHQQAIDQGWISPNAWHLNILQRPDLFSIQTLPAEQKRQVETQIRTFLDRSDSVLNNSTKEAYEGVIAFMKQADLSSYLPAFQQEIIQLDQLRKESWADELPELSVLMPAD; this is encoded by the coding sequence GTGAGTCAAACTAATCTTCGGCAACAATTATGTACCGCTGAAAGCACTGAAGAACAAAGTGCTGTTCTAAAAAACACCCAGGCATTTTGTCCAATGCCCTGGGTTCACCTGCATGTTTACACCGATGGAAAGGTAACACCATGCTGTTCAAATTTCCTGCATTACGGGCGGGTGAACGAACAATCGCCAACAGCCATTTTTAATGGGCGCCCCATTCGTGCTTTTCGGCTGCGAATGCTCGAGGATAAAAAAGAAAAGCGTTGCCAGTCCTGCTATCAAATTGAAGCGGCGGGCGGAAAAAGCATTCGTCAGGATACGATTGAAAGATACGCCGGGCAGCTGCCTGAACTCCTTCAAAACACCGATGAAAAAGGCACTTTAAAAGGTGGCACCCCGCTATTTTACGACCTGCGGACTTCAAATCAGTGTAATTTACGTTGCCGAACCTGCTATCATGGCAATAGTTCCAAATGGTTCAAAGAAGCGGAGTTACTGGGCAGAACTGCCGCTCCTCAGGCAAAAATTTCAGCTTTCGAAAAAATTTCCTGCGCCGATTATATTGCAGAAACCCTCCCTGGCGTTGAAGAATTTTATTTTGCCGGAGGCGAACCACTCATGATGGAGGAACACTGGCAAATATTGGATCAGCTGATTGCCATGAAAAAATTCAATACCCTGCTTCGGTACAATACCAACCTTTCGACCCTCCAATACAAAGGGCGCAATATTATCCCCCTATGGCAGCAATTTGATCATTTAGCGCTGGGCATTAGCATCGATGCCTTTGGGGCCGCCGGTGAATATATCCGCAAAGACCTCCGCTGGTCTAAATTCATGGAAAACATCCAAACGATCAAAACACTGCTGCCAAATGCCGTACTTCGTTTCGAACCGACTGTCAGTCTGCTCAATATTTTCCGACTGACCGCTGATCATCAGCAGGCGATCGATCAGGGGTGGATCTCGCCGAACGCCTGGCATTTGAATATTCTCCAACGACCTGACCTGTTCAGTATTCAAACTTTACCTGCCGAGCAGAAGCGTCAGGTAGAAACACAAATCAGGACATTTTTGGATCGATCAGACAGTGTCCTCAATAATAGTACAAAAGAAGCTTACGAGGGCGTCATCGCTTTCATGAAACAGGCAGATCTATCGTCATACCTACCCGCTTTTCAGCAAGAAATAATACAACTCGATCAGCTTAGAAAGGAGTCGTGGGCCGATGAACTACCGGAACTTTCGGTGCTCATGCCAGCCGATTAG
- a CDS encoding sodium:solute symporter family protein: protein MLTIVLGAYMVLLLLVAWRSAKKITEPKDFFVAGGAGKAFNVTGSLLATVLGSSAIIGTMELTQRQGWSAAWLLLCGALGLAVLYPFAGRIKQMGKLTLPQMIGDFYGSGAERLSSGLIALAWLGIVAAQIIGASKILSVWMNWPVLPTQVGATALIFGYTALGGQWSVLKTDIWQGLLIWSMLIMTAVMWGNRPAAAPLPDISASFPFDAHFSPLDLLLLLLTYASTFVVGPDIYSRIFCAENEKVARKSVLASALLILPLAFIIPYLGMHAAALYPEAAHVFDAFVLAAKHHLPVWLSLGLILALLSAVLSSADTTLLTAALVVQQIRKGKHEPRIRSTRWWMLIFSLLSFIIAWKINSVIGTLLLGLSVYAGAFVLPLAFGIAGFRASSNWVKAGMVIGGVVGGFGKYVQSFWPQGSPYVIISAFALNFLCLLIGWHEHRKFR from the coding sequence ATGTTAACGATTGTTCTGGGGGCGTACATGGTCCTCCTATTGTTGGTTGCCTGGCGGTCAGCAAAGAAAATTACCGAGCCAAAGGATTTTTTTGTGGCAGGAGGAGCCGGAAAGGCTTTTAATGTGACCGGCAGTTTGCTGGCCACGGTATTGGGGAGCTCCGCCATTATAGGAACCATGGAGCTTACGCAGCGACAGGGCTGGTCGGCAGCTTGGTTGTTGCTTTGTGGTGCCCTGGGCTTGGCTGTTTTGTACCCTTTTGCAGGACGGATCAAGCAAATGGGGAAGCTTACTTTGCCACAGATGATTGGGGACTTTTATGGAAGCGGTGCCGAGCGCCTTTCCAGCGGTTTGATTGCCCTGGCCTGGCTGGGGATTGTGGCCGCTCAGATTATTGGAGCTTCCAAAATTCTTTCGGTATGGATGAACTGGCCTGTTTTGCCTACTCAGGTAGGGGCGACGGCGCTTATTTTTGGCTATACCGCTTTGGGTGGGCAATGGTCAGTCTTAAAAACAGATATTTGGCAAGGGCTTTTGATCTGGTCCATGTTAATCATGACCGCTGTTATGTGGGGGAACCGCCCTGCTGCCGCGCCGCTGCCCGATATTTCTGCATCTTTTCCTTTTGATGCTCATTTTTCACCTCTTGATCTGCTGTTATTACTGCTCACCTATGCGAGTACTTTTGTGGTGGGGCCAGATATTTATTCGCGGATTTTCTGTGCTGAAAATGAAAAGGTCGCCAGGAAGTCGGTTTTAGCGTCGGCATTACTGATCCTGCCTTTGGCATTTATCATTCCCTATCTGGGAATGCACGCCGCGGCCCTCTATCCGGAGGCGGCCCATGTTTTTGATGCTTTTGTGCTTGCGGCCAAGCATCATCTGCCCGTTTGGCTTAGCCTGGGGCTGATTTTGGCCTTGCTGTCTGCAGTGCTTTCCTCTGCGGATACCACCTTGCTAACCGCCGCCCTGGTGGTTCAGCAAATCAGAAAAGGGAAGCATGAGCCAAGGATCAGAAGTACCCGTTGGTGGATGCTGATATTTTCCCTGCTGAGCTTTATCATTGCCTGGAAAATTAACTCTGTGATCGGCACTTTACTGCTCGGATTGTCGGTGTATGCCGGTGCTTTTGTGCTGCCGCTTGCTTTCGGTATTGCGGGTTTTCGTGCCTCGTCGAACTGGGTGAAAGCTGGAATGGTGATCGGCGGAGTGGTTGGTGGATTTGGGAAATATGTGCAAAGTTTTTGGCCACAGGGAAGTCCCTATGTGATCATTTCAGCATTTGCCCTTAACTTCCTTTGTCTGCTAATCGGCTGGCATGAGCACCGAAAGTTCCGGTAG